The Kocuria sp. TGY1127_2 genome includes a window with the following:
- a CDS encoding FMN-binding glutamate synthase family protein gives MMAFSAKRIAASVGLSGAAGLLGVAAHDVLQKKHTILRNFPVLGHARYFMEFIRPEIQQYFIENNYDGRPFDRDTRTMIYERSKGLGGEQAFGTERKVLRPGHDFILHTMAPVDPMKEEPRQRLGGPDCTQPYDISLFNISSMSFGALSANAVMAMNKGASLGGFSQETGEGGLTEYHLKYGGDIIWEFGSGYFGCRTKDGRFDDEVFAHKAAKPEIKGILIKLSQGAKPGLGGVLPGDKVTREIADARGVPEGQTCVSPAAHPEFDTPRELLEFVARVRKAANGKPVGIKFCAGSRIEILALCKAMLETRITPDWITVDGSEGGTGAAPVEFEDAVGMPLTEGLISVNNALVGVGLREKVALGASGKVVGGADIVRRMALGADFTNSARGMMMATGCIQAQKCNTNRCPSGVATQDPRLARGIDVGDKGERVKNFHIGTMNSAMRIIASMGLHTFRDLGPEHIMHRIDSTSSSSYKRMYTWLETNSLLDGTAPEDWMEKWNRADPDSFMVARHHHTRAN, from the coding sequence ATGATGGCCTTTTCAGCTAAACGCATTGCCGCGTCCGTAGGGCTCTCAGGGGCCGCCGGGTTGCTCGGAGTCGCCGCGCACGATGTGCTCCAGAAAAAGCACACCATCCTGCGAAATTTCCCCGTCCTGGGGCACGCCCGCTATTTCATGGAATTCATCCGCCCGGAGATTCAGCAGTATTTCATCGAGAACAACTACGACGGGCGTCCCTTCGACCGTGACACCCGGACCATGATCTACGAGCGCTCCAAGGGGTTGGGAGGCGAACAAGCCTTCGGCACCGAGCGCAAGGTGCTGCGGCCGGGCCACGATTTCATCCTCCACACCATGGCCCCAGTCGATCCCATGAAGGAAGAACCACGCCAGCGTCTCGGTGGACCGGACTGCACCCAGCCTTACGATATTTCTCTGTTCAATATTTCTTCCATGAGCTTCGGCGCATTGTCCGCGAATGCGGTCATGGCCATGAACAAGGGGGCGTCCCTCGGCGGGTTTTCCCAAGAAACAGGGGAAGGCGGGCTCACCGAATACCATCTCAAATACGGTGGTGACATCATTTGGGAATTCGGTTCCGGATATTTCGGCTGCCGCACCAAGGACGGCCGGTTCGACGACGAAGTCTTCGCCCACAAGGCCGCCAAGCCAGAGATTAAGGGGATCCTGATCAAACTCAGTCAGGGGGCGAAGCCCGGCCTGGGCGGTGTCCTTCCTGGCGACAAGGTCACCCGTGAGATCGCGGACGCACGTGGAGTGCCCGAGGGACAAACGTGCGTCAGCCCTGCCGCTCACCCCGAATTCGATACTCCCCGAGAACTTTTGGAGTTCGTCGCTCGCGTACGCAAGGCGGCGAACGGCAAGCCCGTGGGCATTAAATTCTGCGCGGGATCACGGATCGAGATCCTTGCTTTGTGCAAGGCGATGTTGGAAACACGGATAACCCCCGACTGGATCACGGTCGACGGTTCGGAAGGCGGTACGGGTGCGGCCCCCGTCGAGTTCGAGGACGCCGTCGGAATGCCGCTGACCGAAGGCCTGATCAGCGTCAACAACGCCCTCGTCGGTGTTGGGCTGCGAGAGAAGGTCGCATTGGGAGCTTCCGGGAAGGTCGTCGGTGGTGCCGATATCGTCCGGCGCATGGCCTTGGGCGCGGACTTCACCAACAGCGCCCGAGGCATGATGATGGCCACCGGGTGCATTCAGGCGCAGAAGTGCAACACCAACAGGTGCCCCTCCGGGGTCGCGACACAGGATCCTCGGCTGGCGCGGGGAATCGACGTCGGCGACAAAGGCGAACGCGTCAAGAATTTCCATATCGGCACCATGAATTCAGCGATGCGAATCATCGCCTCGATGGGACTTCACACATTCCGCGATCTCGGACCTGAACACATCATGCACCGCATCGACTCCACGAGTTCCTCGTCCTACAAACGGATGTACACCTGGCT
- the pyrE gene encoding orotate phosphoribosyltransferase produces the protein MTSDLSTALSIEAARERLRDLIIELAVVRGKVTLASGLEADYYVDLRRVTLHHEASRLVGQVMLDLLDRNNIDFDAAGGLTMGADPVGHAIMRTAGDQDRAIDTFVVRKAQKSYGMGRQVEGPEVKGKNVVVLEDTSTTGGSALTAVEALREAGANVVAVAIIVDRATGAKERIEESASVPCLYAFSKSELGLD, from the coding sequence ATGACTTCCGATCTTTCCACCGCTCTGTCCATCGAGGCCGCCCGCGAGAGGCTCCGTGATCTCATCATCGAGCTCGCCGTGGTGCGCGGCAAGGTAACGTTGGCTTCCGGCCTTGAGGCCGATTACTACGTCGACTTGCGTCGAGTGACCCTGCACCATGAGGCGTCGCGCTTGGTGGGGCAGGTCATGTTGGATCTTCTGGATCGAAATAACATCGATTTCGACGCAGCGGGCGGTCTGACCATGGGTGCGGATCCCGTGGGACACGCGATTATGCGAACCGCGGGGGACCAGGACCGGGCCATCGATACCTTCGTGGTTCGCAAGGCCCAGAAGTCCTACGGTATGGGCCGTCAGGTCGAGGGCCCTGAGGTCAAGGGGAAGAACGTCGTCGTCCTCGAAGACACTTCGACCACGGGTGGCTCGGCACTGACCGCCGTCGAGGCATTGCGGGAAGCCGGGGCCAACGTCGTGGCAGTGGCCATCATCGTGGACCGCGCGACCGGCGCCAAAGAACGCATCGAGGAGAGCGCATCCGTCCCGTGCCTCTACGCCTTCTCCAAGTCGGAACTCGGCCTGGACTAG
- a CDS encoding anthranilate synthase component I family protein — protein sequence MLSHRFPCGVDAHGRTLWASQSAFTEVDVSLADLFHRLLDCLDHENGAEMRYAAWLDSASARKPGGAPSRWSVLVFPSEVLRYEQAGSPDPRVHHLGPDAHTEEPVSGTILDVLEERLKCSTPSGASGSAPPRNADSRIPAFARSLVGAWFGYFGYEVKADLDSPNEYSAETPDAVWMKATRLVLVDHDAEEVWVLGDSVWLDLVSRAEESLPSITATQDSAIPKPGFACPEREEYICAVREALGEIRDGNSYEVCLTAEAGGIVEAPFGLDEALALYRQQRQANPAPYAAFLWCDDIAVLSSSPERFLSVASDGWCETKPIKGTTPRCDDAEKDSRAARALAVDPKTRAENLMIVDLLRNDFSRVCDPATIQVPVLMGVESYATVHQLVSTIRGRLLPGRSALDLVRSCFPGGSMTGAPKPRTMKIIERLEGRARGVYSGALGYLSPTGEADLSIVIRTLVLSAETQSRTRISVSAGGAIVADSDPEAEYEEMLAKLRAPFREASSLPKSVSTA from the coding sequence ATGCTCTCGCACAGGTTTCCTTGCGGTGTGGATGCCCACGGTCGGACCCTCTGGGCATCGCAGTCCGCGTTCACTGAGGTGGATGTCAGCCTCGCAGACCTCTTTCATCGGCTTCTTGACTGCCTTGACCATGAGAACGGTGCCGAAATGCGCTATGCGGCATGGCTCGATTCGGCCTCTGCACGGAAGCCTGGAGGGGCGCCATCCCGCTGGAGCGTCTTGGTATTCCCGAGCGAGGTTCTCCGATACGAGCAGGCGGGCTCGCCAGACCCCCGGGTGCACCATCTGGGCCCCGATGCCCATACCGAAGAGCCCGTGAGCGGGACGATTCTCGATGTCCTGGAAGAGCGGCTCAAATGCTCGACCCCGTCCGGTGCATCCGGATCGGCTCCGCCCCGGAACGCAGACTCGCGCATCCCGGCTTTTGCCCGATCCTTGGTCGGTGCGTGGTTCGGTTACTTCGGGTACGAGGTGAAAGCCGACCTCGATTCCCCGAACGAGTACTCGGCAGAGACCCCCGACGCAGTGTGGATGAAGGCCACCCGACTTGTCCTCGTTGATCATGACGCTGAAGAGGTTTGGGTCCTTGGCGACTCGGTGTGGCTGGACCTCGTTTCGAGGGCTGAGGAATCGCTGCCGTCGATAACGGCGACACAGGATTCGGCGATCCCGAAACCTGGGTTTGCCTGCCCGGAGCGCGAGGAATACATCTGCGCCGTCCGGGAAGCCCTGGGCGAGATCCGCGATGGGAATTCCTATGAAGTGTGTCTGACCGCGGAAGCCGGGGGAATCGTCGAAGCGCCGTTTGGGCTCGATGAAGCGCTTGCCTTGTACCGGCAGCAGCGTCAGGCGAACCCGGCCCCATATGCCGCATTTCTGTGGTGCGACGACATCGCGGTGCTGTCCTCGAGTCCTGAGCGGTTCCTGTCCGTCGCCAGCGACGGCTGGTGCGAAACCAAACCGATCAAAGGCACGACACCGCGTTGCGACGATGCCGAAAAGGACTCCCGCGCCGCGAGAGCTCTGGCAGTGGATCCGAAGACTCGCGCCGAGAACCTCATGATCGTGGATCTCCTGCGCAATGATTTCTCGCGCGTCTGTGATCCGGCGACGATCCAGGTTCCGGTTTTAATGGGTGTCGAAAGCTACGCGACCGTACACCAGCTCGTGTCGACGATTCGAGGGCGACTGTTACCTGGGCGTTCCGCGCTCGACCTGGTGCGTTCCTGCTTCCCAGGAGGCTCCATGACGGGCGCACCGAAGCCGCGCACCATGAAGATCATCGAGCGCTTGGAGGGGCGTGCCCGTGGGGTGTATTCCGGGGCCTTGGGATATCTTTCCCCAACCGGGGAAGCTGACCTGTCCATCGTGATCCGTACGCTCGTGCTCAGCGCGGAGACGCAATCGAGGACGCGAATCAGCGTGAGTGCCGGTGGGGCCATCGTTGCCGATTCCGATCCGGAAGCGGAGTACGAGGAGATGCTGGCCAAACTCAGAGCTCCGTTTCGGGAGGCGAGCTCGCTCCCAAAGAGCGTATCCACAGCGTGA